The proteins below come from a single Excalfactoria chinensis isolate bCotChi1 chromosome 7, bCotChi1.hap2, whole genome shotgun sequence genomic window:
- the BARD1 gene encoding BRCA1-associated RING domain protein 1 isoform X2, protein MRDVLRGRSGNRPAPSRQPGPAAPMAGSWAHTRTALEGLEKALSCSRCAGVLREPVSLGGCEHVFCLSCMGDHIGKGCPVCHVPAWVQDVQINRQLDDMVQLCSKLRHLLGAGTSGSTESMATPTCSEIGGNSNKGQIKMWFSPRSRKIRCIVNKNQPKTSSTDLCQDSSSVYHFFPSPVADKPSQPTKKPTQRQSKKMKKKRLADINRVWSLEKPKQKGGVQEKTSKEKSVTICSEPVVLCTPEASSPKEALPQESIQEADSTKNLEEVEVSPEVKSSEEEDNDEDVCPVQVSKEKNCAAEKSPSIESEAMPLKRGREQPELPGTSQSKRQRSEGSLNGSSDSQTSCSEDLSQDRPIPQVTEPKTPVQVCGRVMKTRSSAARSSPSLPESPSTPSTLKACNQVGIPQSPSVFKSPGSNPIARRNYKGETLLHIASIKGDLAAVEELLKNGADPNIKDNAGWTPLHEACNHGHQEVVELLLQHKALVNSTGYQNDSPLHDAAKNGHVSIVELLLLHGASRDAVNIFGLRPVDYAESEKMKSVLMLPVKNESFPFSQLSESPSQPRDGPLGILGSSLSSKQQKLLSRLATVLKARRCTEFNSTVTHVVIPDIPMPSTVKCMMAVLTGCWVLKFEWVQACLQSTVREQEEKYEIQGGPQRGRLNKEQLGVGVRA, encoded by the exons ATGCGTGATGTGCTGCGTGGCCGCTCGGGCAACAGGCCGGCCCCGAGCCgccagcccggccccgccgcccctaTGGCAGGGTCATGGGCACACACCCGAACCGCGCTGGAGGGGCTGGAGAAGGCGCTGAGCTGCTCTCGCTG TGCTGGTGTGTTGCGGGAGCCCGTGTCCCTGGGGGGCTGCGAGCACGTCTTCTGCCT ATCTTGCATGGGTGACCACATTGGCAAAGGGTGCCCAGTGTGCCATGTGCCAGCCTGGGTGCAAGACGTGCAGATAAACCGTCAACTGGATGACATggtccagctctgcagcaaactGCGGCATCTCCTGGGTGCAGGCACCTCAG gTTCAACGGAATCTATGGCTACACCAACGTGCTCGGAAATTGGAGGAAACAGTAACAAGggacaaataaaaatgtggttCAGCCCAAGAAGTAGGAAGATCCGATGCATTGTGAACAAGAATCAGCCAAAGACTAGTAGTACTGACCTTTGTCAAGACTCGTCTTCAGtttatcatttctttccttcccctgtTGCTGATAAGCCCTCCCAACCTACAAAAAAGCCAACTCAGAGACAGAgtaagaagatgaagaaaaaacgTCTAGCAGACATCAACAGAGTGTGGAGTTTAGAGAAGCCTAAGCAAAAAGGAGGGGTTCAGGAGAAGACTTCCAAGGAAAAGAGTGTGACTATTTGCAGTGAGCCTGTAGTCCTGTGCACTCCAGAAGCAAGTAGTCCCAAAGAGGCACTTCCACAGGAGTCTATACAGGAAGCTGACTCCACCAAAAACTTGGAAGAAGTGGAAGTATCTCCAGAGGTGAAATCCTCAGAGGAGGAAGATAATGATGAGGATGTCTGTCCTGTACAagtcagcaaggaaaaaaactgtgCCGCAGAGAAATCGCCATCAATAGAAAGTGAAGCAATGCCTTTGAAACGTGGAAGGGAGCAACCAGAACTCCCAGGTACTTCTCAGTCTAAAAGACAAAGAAGTGAGGGGAGCCTTAATGGGAGTTCAGACAGTCAGACTTCCTGCTCAGAGGACTTGTCTCAGGATCGCCCTATTCCCCAAGTGACTGAACCCAAGACACCTGTTCAGGTCTGTGGCAGAGTAATGAAGAcgagaagctctgcagcaagaaGTAGTCCTTCACTTCCAGAATCTCCCTCTACTCCATCTACTCTCAAGGCTTGCAATCAAGTAGGAATACCACAGAGTCCTTCTGTGTTCAAGTCTCCTGGTAGTAACCCAATTGCCAGAAGAAATTACAAAGGGGAGACTTTACTCCATATTGCTTCCATCAAG GGTGACTTAGCAGCTGttgaagagctgctgaaaaatGGGGCAGATCCCAACATTAAGGACAATGCTGGCTGGACACCATTG CACGAGGCATGCAACCATGGGCACCAAGAGGTGGTGGAGCTGTTGCTACAACACAAAGCACTGGTGAATTCTACGGGCTATCAGAACGATTCGCCCCTTCACGACGCTGCCAAGAATGGGCACGTGAGCATTgttgagctgctgcttctgcatggTGCCTCCCGTGATGCAGT TAATATATTTGGTCTGCGGCCTGTGGACTATGCAGAGAGTGAAAAGATGAAGTCTGTGCTAATGTTACCAGTCAAGAATGAATCATTCCCATTTAGCCAGCTCTCTGAG AGTCCGAGCCAGCCTCGAGATGGACCTCTTGGTATCCTAGGGAGCAGTCTGAGttcaaagcaacagaaattgCTGAGCAGGCTAGCAACAGTTCTGAAGGCTCGAAGGTGTACTGAATTTAACAGCACAG TAACCCACGTTGTTATTCCTGATATTCCAATGCCAAGTACTGTTAAATGTATGATGGCTGTGCTGACTGGATGTTGGGTCCTGAAGTTTGAGT